In Myxococcales bacterium, the following proteins share a genomic window:
- the rlmN gene encoding 23S rRNA (adenine(2503)-C(2))-methyltransferase RlmN, translating into MHPVARLPEEWHAVLSGLGERPYRSGQIFRAIHGRGVLDPDEMTELSLELRNQLKTAGFVPPAVVTEVHRSADGTRKLLLTLAGGARVECVVIPMTKSDADTEDADAGAATDDEDDEELEPDEPKQRVTLCISTQFGCAMGCVFCASGQAGLVRGLSAAEIVSQILIARKYLDKHEYLRNLVFMGMGEPLHHYEETARAIRLITHPDGLNMGPRRITISTVGLPPGIRRLGEDFGGKVGLAISLHAPDDTTRGKIIPINRRYPMRELLDALRRYPLPRRRRITIEYTMIEGVNDAPEQARALVRTLAGLRVKVNLIPMNSISASSLGASSNSRVEAFQSVLAGGGLSAFVRKRRGGDVAAACGQLAFSGELVRSKRAP; encoded by the coding sequence ATCCATCCGGTCGCACGCCTGCCCGAGGAGTGGCACGCGGTGCTCTCCGGGCTGGGTGAACGACCATATCGCTCCGGACAGATCTTCAGAGCGATTCACGGTCGGGGTGTGCTCGACCCGGATGAGATGACGGAGCTGTCGCTGGAGCTTCGGAATCAGCTGAAGACCGCGGGCTTCGTGCCCCCGGCGGTCGTGACCGAGGTGCACCGCTCCGCCGACGGAACCCGCAAGCTGCTGCTCACCCTCGCCGGAGGAGCGCGCGTCGAGTGTGTGGTGATCCCGATGACGAAGTCGGACGCGGACACCGAAGACGCCGACGCCGGCGCAGCCACGGACGACGAAGACGACGAAGAGTTGGAGCCGGACGAGCCGAAACAACGGGTCACGCTCTGCATCTCCACGCAGTTCGGCTGCGCGATGGGTTGTGTATTCTGCGCCAGCGGGCAGGCGGGGCTCGTGCGAGGACTGTCCGCCGCGGAGATCGTCAGTCAGATCTTGATCGCCCGCAAATACCTCGACAAGCACGAGTACCTGCGGAACCTCGTGTTCATGGGCATGGGGGAGCCGCTGCACCACTACGAGGAGACGGCGCGGGCGATTCGCCTGATCACCCACCCCGATGGGCTGAACATGGGGCCGCGTCGCATCACGATCAGCACCGTGGGACTCCCGCCGGGGATCCGACGCCTTGGCGAAGACTTCGGTGGCAAGGTGGGCCTGGCGATCTCGTTGCACGCGCCGGATGACACGACGCGCGGGAAGATCATCCCGATCAACCGTCGTTACCCGATGCGAGAGCTGCTGGATGCCCTGCGCCGATATCCGTTGCCGCGCCGCCGTCGCATCACCATCGAGTACACCATGATCGAAGGGGTCAACGACGCGCCGGAGCAAGCCCGCGCGCTCGTGCGAACGCTGGCGGGGTTGCGGGTCAAGGTGAACCTGATCCCGATGAACTCCATCTCCGCGTCGTCATTGGGCGCATCGTCGAACTCGCGGGTCGAGGCCTTTCAGAGTGTGCTCGCCGGCGGCGGGTTGTCGGCGTTCGTGCGCAAGCGCCGTGGCGGCGACGTTGCCGCCGCGTGTGGTCAGCTGGCGTTCTCCGGCGAGCTGGTACGCAGCAAGCGCGCCCCCTGA
- a CDS encoding phospho-sugar mutase, producing MVEADTAIVAAARKWIEEDPDPETRAELEALIAAEDSAELHERMGAPLEFGTAGLRGLVGAGLGRMNRAVVIRATRGLADYLLARHPEARSLPVVVGYDGRLSSRQFAEDTVGVLVGAGLPVRFFDAPVPTPVVAYAARQLAATAAVVITASHNPPEYNGYKVYAANAAQIVQPVDTEISERISAVGSAREVPLEADVLTGNHPRAERVPDAFFDRYLAEVDAVRPRIERDQSLCIVYTPMHGVGWRFVQQTFARAGYPNVHVVPEQAEPDGRFPTVNFPNPEEPGALDLATALASEKNADLILANDPDADRLAVCVCTAAGRYRQLTGNQVGVLLADFMLEHALAAPRAMVGSSIVSSPMLGSIAEAHGARFEQTLTGFKWIWNAALDLEASEGVRFAFGYEEALGYSVGRIVRDKDGISAALLLADLAAHERTLGRGLWERLEGLYRKHGLWVSVQKSITRPGSEGLAEIARAMQVLKDQPPTELAGARVKQLVDFRDGADSRPRWLGKTSLVSLTLESGARVLVRPSGTEPKLKIYVDLSVSLGDGERLSVKEEAAMAEAQQLANEAAILVGLS from the coding sequence ATGGTCGAAGCCGACACCGCAATCGTCGCCGCCGCGCGCAAGTGGATTGAGGAAGACCCAGATCCGGAGACGCGCGCCGAGCTCGAGGCGCTGATCGCTGCGGAGGACTCGGCCGAGCTCCACGAACGCATGGGGGCGCCGCTCGAGTTCGGCACGGCCGGGCTTCGAGGCTTGGTGGGCGCGGGCCTCGGGCGCATGAACCGCGCGGTCGTGATCCGCGCAACCCGCGGGCTCGCGGACTACCTGCTCGCTCGCCACCCCGAAGCCCGCAGTCTGCCGGTCGTGGTTGGCTACGACGGACGGCTCAGCAGTCGTCAGTTTGCCGAAGACACCGTGGGTGTGCTGGTCGGTGCCGGGCTGCCAGTGCGATTTTTCGATGCGCCGGTGCCGACGCCCGTCGTTGCGTACGCGGCCCGCCAGCTCGCTGCGACGGCGGCCGTGGTGATCACCGCCAGCCACAATCCGCCGGAGTACAACGGCTACAAGGTCTACGCGGCCAATGCAGCGCAGATCGTGCAGCCGGTAGACACCGAGATCTCGGAGCGCATCAGCGCCGTAGGCAGCGCGCGGGAGGTCCCCCTCGAGGCCGACGTGCTCACGGGCAATCACCCGCGCGCCGAGCGCGTACCGGATGCGTTCTTCGATCGTTACCTGGCCGAGGTGGACGCCGTGCGCCCGCGCATCGAACGGGATCAGAGTTTGTGCATCGTATACACACCGATGCACGGCGTCGGCTGGCGCTTCGTCCAGCAGACCTTCGCACGCGCGGGCTACCCGAACGTACACGTGGTCCCGGAGCAAGCCGAGCCGGACGGACGTTTCCCGACGGTGAATTTCCCGAACCCGGAAGAACCCGGCGCCCTCGATCTGGCTACCGCGCTGGCCAGCGAGAAAAACGCCGATTTGATCCTGGCGAACGACCCCGACGCGGATCGTCTCGCGGTGTGTGTGTGCACCGCCGCCGGCCGCTACCGACAGCTCACGGGCAACCAGGTCGGGGTGTTGCTCGCTGACTTCATGCTCGAGCACGCGCTCGCGGCGCCCCGGGCCATGGTGGGGTCGAGCATCGTCTCGTCGCCGATGCTCGGGTCGATCGCGGAGGCCCACGGCGCCCGTTTCGAGCAGACCCTCACGGGGTTCAAGTGGATCTGGAACGCCGCGCTGGATCTCGAAGCCAGCGAAGGCGTGCGCTTCGCCTTCGGTTACGAAGAGGCCCTCGGTTACTCCGTCGGTCGGATCGTGCGCGACAAGGACGGGATCAGCGCCGCGCTCTTGCTGGCGGATCTCGCGGCCCACGAGCGCACGCTCGGGCGAGGGCTCTGGGAGCGCCTCGAGGGCCTGTACCGCAAACACGGGCTCTGGGTGAGTGTGCAGAAGAGCATCACCCGGCCGGGCAGCGAGGGACTGGCCGAGATCGCCCGCGCGATGCAGGTGCTCAAGGACCAGCCTCCGACCGAGCTCGCTGGAGCGCGGGTCAAACAGCTCGTCGATTTTCGAGATGGCGCCGACTCGCGCCCGCGCTGGCTGGGCAAGACGAGCCTGGTCTCGCTCACGCTCGAGAGCGGGGCCCGGGTGCTGGTGCGGCCGAGCGGCACCGAGCCGAAGCTGAAGATCTACGTCGATCTCTCGGTGAGCCTGGGCGACGGCGAGCGGCTGTCGGTGAAAGAAGAAGCGGCCATGGCGGAGGCCCAGCAGCTGGCGAACGAAGCGGCAATTCTGGTCGGCCTGAGCTGA
- a CDS encoding insulinase family protein — protein sequence MSGTAIEVNGTPVLLETSRALPLVHMSASLFTGAIEDPAGKEGLTRLMTRAMRRTGGGLTQQELDTRVDSLGGSLGADIAHSTLSFNGTVIARNLEPFIDLCIDVIARPGFADEELAHLRRETEAEIVESRDNDRALARRWFQRRMFAGHAYGRSVSGRLSTLPGMNGDDVRSLHARAFVRKNLVLAFSGDIDEERAKAVAARLLAALPDGAPLEDKVADPEGPRGRSLVLVDKPERTQTQILIGGLGTHPKDADHIALHVANTVFGGTFTARLMKEIRSKRGWSYGAYSSLPIDRHRQAFSLWTFPKASDAEACIKVELGLLRAWWEKGITERELSWAKRYLVRSHAFSVDTPSKRVGLLLDTLIYGLPAGYYEGYLENVAAVTLDQVNSAIRERISPDNLLFSVVGTASEIGDGVRSAIDGLGEHEVVSFDAD from the coding sequence GTGAGCGGGACCGCGATTGAAGTGAACGGCACACCGGTGCTCCTGGAGACGAGCCGGGCGCTGCCCTTGGTCCACATGAGTGCGTCGCTCTTCACCGGCGCCATCGAAGATCCGGCCGGAAAAGAGGGGCTGACGCGGCTCATGACCCGCGCCATGCGCCGAACCGGCGGCGGACTCACCCAACAGGAGCTCGACACCCGCGTCGACTCGCTCGGCGGCTCCCTGGGCGCGGACATCGCCCACAGCACGCTCTCCTTCAACGGCACGGTGATCGCGCGGAACCTGGAACCCTTCATCGATCTCTGCATCGACGTGATCGCCCGCCCGGGTTTCGCGGACGAGGAGCTTGCGCACTTGCGTCGCGAGACCGAGGCCGAGATCGTCGAGTCCCGTGACAACGACCGGGCGCTGGCGCGGCGCTGGTTCCAGCGCCGGATGTTCGCCGGCCATGCCTACGGCCGCTCCGTCAGCGGGCGACTCTCGACGCTGCCCGGCATGAACGGCGACGACGTGCGTTCGCTGCACGCGCGAGCGTTCGTGCGCAAGAACCTGGTGCTGGCGTTCTCGGGTGACATCGACGAGGAGCGCGCGAAGGCCGTGGCGGCGCGCCTCTTGGCGGCGCTGCCGGACGGCGCCCCGCTGGAAGACAAGGTCGCCGATCCGGAGGGTCCGCGCGGCCGCAGCCTGGTGCTCGTGGACAAACCCGAGCGCACGCAGACTCAGATCCTGATTGGCGGCCTCGGCACTCACCCGAAGGATGCCGACCACATCGCCCTGCACGTGGCCAACACGGTGTTCGGCGGAACCTTCACGGCACGTCTGATGAAGGAGATCCGCAGCAAGCGCGGCTGGTCGTATGGCGCGTACTCGAGCCTGCCCATCGATCGCCACCGCCAGGCCTTCAGCCTCTGGACCTTCCCCAAGGCCAGCGACGCGGAGGCCTGCATCAAGGTCGAGCTCGGCCTGCTCCGCGCTTGGTGGGAGAAAGGCATCACGGAGCGGGAGCTCTCGTGGGCCAAGCGTTACCTGGTTCGCAGCCACGCCTTCTCGGTGGATACACCCAGCAAGCGCGTCGGCCTGCTGCTCGACACACTCATCTACGGGCTGCCCGCCGGCTACTACGAGGGTTACCTGGAGAACGTGGCGGCTGTAACCCTCGACCAGGTCAACAGCGCGATCCGCGAGCGCATCTCGCCCGACAACCTGCTGTTTAGCGTGGTGGGCACCGCGAGCGAGATTGGCGACGGAGTGCGCTCCGCCATCGACGGCCTCGGCGAGCACGAGGTGGTTTCGTTCGACGCGGATTAG
- a CDS encoding insulinase family protein, with the protein MLREMSNRARERRLALLNAGKPENAQLRHVQSSAFGPALWVERFRLGNGLEVLLSEDHSAPVVAYHTWYRVGSRHEREGKTGLAHLFEHLMFNELEGLRAGEFDRKLEEAGAESNAATWLDWTQYNIAVPKDQLALVIRLEAERMSRLVLRDPQVTSEKEVVANERRYRVDDDVEGSVSEVLWSTAFREHSYKWPTIGWMADIEGFTTDDCEEFYRTYYSPNNACIVVVGDVTEAKLLPRIQKAYGHLPASKLPLEDVRPEPPQVEERRAEVMKPTATEKLTVGYHCPAMGDFDHPALTLLSEVLFGGRASRLHQLLIRKLEIASDVRVFVGPFRDPGLMEIFASARGDVKAEALLEAVDSEFDRVQTEAIGDDEIERARARLELSVIAGLDSADGKASTIGFYDTVLGRPGAAFERLDDLSRVTASDLRRVARRYLRREQRTVILVRAQMGDKKEAAE; encoded by the coding sequence ATGTTGCGGGAGATGTCGAACCGCGCCCGAGAAAGACGGCTGGCCCTGCTCAACGCGGGCAAGCCCGAAAACGCTCAGCTGCGTCACGTGCAGAGCTCCGCCTTCGGCCCGGCGCTCTGGGTCGAGCGCTTCCGCCTCGGCAACGGCCTCGAGGTCTTGCTGTCCGAGGACCACTCTGCGCCGGTCGTCGCCTACCACACGTGGTACCGCGTGGGCTCGCGCCACGAGCGCGAGGGCAAGACCGGGCTCGCTCACCTGTTCGAGCACCTGATGTTCAACGAGCTCGAGGGTCTGCGGGCCGGCGAGTTCGATCGCAAGCTGGAAGAGGCCGGTGCGGAGAGCAACGCTGCAACCTGGCTCGACTGGACTCAGTACAACATCGCGGTCCCGAAAGATCAGCTCGCTCTGGTGATTCGCCTGGAGGCCGAGCGGATGTCGCGCCTGGTACTCCGGGACCCGCAGGTCACCAGTGAAAAAGAGGTGGTCGCTAACGAGCGCCGCTACCGTGTGGATGACGACGTCGAGGGCTCCGTGAGCGAGGTGCTGTGGTCGACGGCCTTCCGTGAGCACTCGTACAAGTGGCCGACCATTGGCTGGATGGCGGACATCGAGGGTTTCACGACCGACGACTGCGAGGAGTTCTATCGCACGTATTACTCACCGAACAACGCCTGCATCGTCGTGGTCGGAGACGTGACGGAGGCGAAGCTGTTGCCGCGGATTCAGAAGGCGTACGGGCACCTGCCGGCGTCGAAGTTACCGCTCGAGGACGTGCGTCCGGAGCCGCCACAGGTGGAAGAGCGCCGGGCGGAGGTGATGAAACCCACCGCCACCGAGAAGCTGACCGTGGGCTACCACTGCCCCGCCATGGGGGACTTCGATCACCCGGCGCTGACGCTGCTGAGCGAGGTGCTCTTCGGCGGGCGGGCCAGCCGACTGCACCAGCTCCTGATCCGCAAGCTCGAGATCGCCAGCGACGTGCGGGTGTTCGTGGGTCCGTTTCGCGATCCCGGCCTGATGGAGATCTTCGCCTCGGCGCGCGGCGACGTGAAGGCCGAGGCGCTGCTCGAGGCGGTCGACAGCGAGTTCGACCGTGTGCAGACCGAGGCGATCGGGGATGACGAAATCGAACGAGCCCGCGCCCGGCTCGAGCTCTCCGTGATCGCGGGCCTCGACAGCGCGGACGGCAAGGCCTCGACGATCGGGTTCTACGACACGGTGCTGGGCCGCCCCGGGGCCGCGTTCGAGCGCCTCGACGATCTGTCCCGGGTCACCGCGAGTGACCTCAGACGCGTGGCGCGTCGTTATCTGCGCCGCGAGCAGCGAACCGTGATCTTGGTGCGCGCCCAGATGGGCGACAAGAAAGAGGCAGCAGAGTGA
- the lepA gene encoding elongation factor 4: MPTPTRRIRNFSIIAHVDHGKSTLADRILEVTGAITQREKVDQFLDKLELERERGITIKAQSVRLRFKAADGEDYQLQLIDTPGHVDFSYEVSRSLAAGEGALLIVDATQGVQAQTVANVYLALDNHLEIIPVLNKIDLPSADVDRAAQMVEDVIGLDCSGAILASGKTGLGVPEILQAVVDRIPPPKGDPEKPLAALIFDSWYDSYRGAVVMVRVIDGVLNRGDKIQFMATGRNYEVTAIGCFNPHPVALDALGPGEVGFVAANIKTTEDTKIGDTITLAARPTDKALAGFKEVKPMVFAGIFPTDSAEYENLRDALSKLHMNDASFHFEPDTSDALGFGFRCGFLGLLHMEIIQERLEREYNLDLITTAPSVVYRATKRNGDVVMVDNPSKMPPVGDLAQIEEPIMKVTLHTPAEFVGAAVALCEDRRGVQKGIHFAAQTHVVITYELPLAEVILDFHDKLKSATRGYASMDYEFVGYTQDDLVKLDMLLNGEALDALSVIVHRANAYARGRALAKKLKELVPQQQYEVAIQAAIGSKVISRETVRALRKDVTAKCYGGDISRKRKLLEKQKEGKRRMKSVGSVEVPQEAFLAILKLDDD; encoded by the coding sequence ATGCCCACCCCGACCCGCAGAATCAGGAATTTTTCGATCATCGCCCACGTCGACCACGGAAAGTCGACGCTGGCTGATCGCATCCTCGAGGTCACCGGCGCCATCACGCAGCGGGAGAAGGTCGACCAGTTTCTCGACAAGCTGGAGCTCGAGCGCGAGCGCGGAATCACCATCAAAGCCCAGAGCGTACGCCTGCGCTTCAAGGCCGCCGACGGCGAGGACTATCAGCTTCAGCTCATCGACACACCCGGCCATGTCGACTTCAGTTACGAAGTCAGCCGCAGCCTGGCAGCAGGCGAAGGCGCGCTGCTGATCGTGGATGCAACGCAGGGTGTTCAGGCTCAGACGGTCGCCAACGTCTATCTCGCGCTCGACAATCACCTCGAAATTATCCCGGTCCTCAACAAGATCGACCTGCCTTCGGCCGACGTCGATCGCGCCGCGCAGATGGTGGAGGACGTCATCGGTCTCGACTGCAGCGGCGCCATTCTGGCGAGCGGCAAGACCGGCCTGGGCGTGCCGGAGATCTTGCAGGCCGTCGTCGACCGCATCCCGCCGCCGAAGGGCGACCCCGAAAAACCCCTGGCAGCCCTGATCTTCGACAGCTGGTACGACAGCTACCGCGGCGCCGTGGTGATGGTCCGGGTCATCGACGGTGTGCTCAACCGAGGCGACAAGATCCAGTTCATGGCCACCGGGCGCAACTACGAGGTGACGGCCATCGGCTGTTTCAACCCCCACCCCGTCGCGCTCGACGCCCTCGGCCCAGGCGAGGTCGGGTTCGTTGCGGCCAACATCAAGACCACTGAAGACACCAAGATCGGCGACACCATCACCCTCGCTGCGCGCCCCACCGACAAGGCGCTCGCGGGGTTCAAGGAGGTCAAGCCGATGGTCTTCGCCGGCATCTTCCCGACCGACTCGGCCGAGTACGAGAACCTACGCGACGCACTCTCGAAGCTGCACATGAACGACGCCTCGTTCCACTTCGAGCCCGACACCTCCGACGCCCTCGGGTTTGGCTTTCGCTGCGGTTTCCTCGGCCTGCTCCACATGGAAATCATCCAGGAGCGGCTGGAGCGCGAGTACAACCTCGACCTCATCACCACCGCCCCCAGCGTGGTCTATCGCGCCACGAAGCGGAACGGCGACGTGGTGATGGTGGACAATCCGAGCAAGATGCCGCCCGTCGGCGACCTCGCGCAGATCGAGGAGCCGATCATGAAGGTCACGCTGCACACCCCCGCCGAGTTCGTCGGCGCGGCAGTGGCGCTGTGTGAAGATCGGCGCGGCGTGCAGAAGGGCATCCACTTCGCCGCTCAGACCCACGTCGTGATCACCTACGAGCTGCCGCTGGCCGAGGTGATCCTGGATTTTCACGACAAACTGAAGAGCGCGACGCGGGGCTACGCGAGCATGGACTACGAGTTCGTGGGGTACACCCAGGACGATCTGGTGAAGCTCGACATGCTATTGAACGGCGAGGCCCTCGACGCACTCAGCGTGATCGTCCACCGAGCGAACGCCTACGCGCGCGGTCGGGCGCTGGCGAAGAAGCTCAAGGAGCTGGTCCCGCAGCAGCAGTACGAGGTCGCCATCCAGGCGGCGATCGGCAGCAAGGTGATCAGCCGCGAGACCGTGCGCGCACTGCGCAAGGACGTCACGGCCAAGTGTTATGGCGGTGACATCAGCCGCAAGCGCAAGCTCCTGGAGAAGCAAAAAGAGGGCAAACGCCGGATGAAGTCCGTGGGCAGCGTCGAGGTGCCCCAGGAAGCGTTCCTCGCGATCCTCAAGCTCGACGACGACTGA
- a CDS encoding ribbon-helix-helix domain-containing protein, which produces MSRKKISTTVYITPEQNERLHLLHNRTKVPVAVYIREGIDLVLKRYEHALPGQMTLADAPAGKTGKKG; this is translated from the coding sequence ATGTCGCGTAAGAAGATTTCAACGACCGTCTACATCACGCCCGAGCAGAACGAGCGCCTGCATCTCTTGCACAACCGCACGAAAGTCCCGGTGGCTGTGTACATTCGCGAAGGCATCGATCTCGTGCTGAAACGCTACGAGCACGCCTTGCCCGGGCAAATGACACTGGCCGACGCGCCGGCGGGCAAGACCGGCAAGAAGGGCTGA
- a CDS encoding pseudouridine synthase codes for MKTPGPTRSRLERLQKVLSRAGVASRRKAEELILAGRVRVGGRVVTELGTRVDPEHDRVELDGKRLIAEQRAYIVLHKPRGVMCTMSDPEGRPTVAELVRGVGARVVPVGRLDFHTSGVLLLTNDGDFAAVLGHPSKEAPKTYVAKVRGVVDADALARLGESIEIDGRATRPASVTLIRLEGDKSWIEVTLREGRNRQVRRLGDSAGLPVLRLVRQSFAGVDAAGLRPGEWRHLTVDELTEIKREFGVPKRVRGVEMVAGVHGKLATRAPTGDRKRQAEAQAARRGRGDESERAKGWGANSYPRADERDPRATRGGGPWRTADERRPERSPHATGPGSRARAGAERDRARPSTERSARPTGTGSRSAPERARPGAAPVKRHKRASSSGRGRG; via the coding sequence ATGAAAACGCCTGGACCCACTCGGTCGAGGCTCGAGCGCTTGCAGAAGGTGCTGAGCCGAGCCGGCGTCGCCTCGCGTCGCAAGGCCGAGGAGCTGATCCTGGCTGGCCGAGTGCGGGTCGGGGGACGGGTCGTGACCGAGCTCGGCACGCGGGTCGACCCCGAGCACGATCGCGTCGAGCTCGATGGCAAACGGCTGATCGCCGAACAGCGCGCGTACATCGTGCTGCACAAACCCCGGGGGGTGATGTGCACCATGAGTGATCCGGAAGGGCGCCCCACGGTGGCGGAGCTCGTGCGCGGCGTCGGCGCGCGAGTCGTGCCCGTCGGCCGTCTCGACTTTCACACGAGCGGGGTGCTGCTCCTGACCAACGACGGTGATTTCGCCGCTGTGCTGGGTCACCCGAGCAAAGAAGCGCCGAAGACCTACGTCGCCAAGGTGCGCGGGGTCGTCGATGCCGATGCCCTGGCGCGACTCGGCGAGAGCATCGAGATCGACGGTCGCGCGACACGCCCCGCGTCGGTGACCCTCATTCGACTCGAGGGGGACAAGAGCTGGATCGAGGTGACGCTGCGCGAAGGCCGCAATCGGCAGGTCCGGCGTCTGGGTGACAGCGCGGGACTGCCGGTGCTGCGGCTGGTGCGCCAGAGTTTTGCGGGCGTCGACGCGGCAGGCCTTCGCCCGGGTGAGTGGCGGCACCTGACGGTGGACGAGCTGACGGAGATCAAGCGCGAGTTCGGCGTACCGAAGCGTGTGCGCGGTGTGGAGATGGTCGCCGGCGTGCACGGTAAGCTTGCGACGCGCGCTCCGACCGGAGATCGCAAACGCCAGGCCGAGGCGCAGGCGGCGCGGCGCGGCCGGGGTGACGAGTCGGAGCGGGCGAAGGGCTGGGGCGCGAACAGCTACCCCCGGGCCGACGAACGCGACCCCCGCGCGACGCGCGGCGGTGGACCCTGGCGCACGGCGGACGAACGTCGTCCCGAGCGGTCTCCGCATGCAACGGGACCCGGTTCGCGCGCGCGTGCCGGCGCGGAGCGCGATCGCGCGCGGCCTTCGACGGAGCGTTCGGCTCGCCCGACCGGAACCGGATCACGTTCGGCGCCGGAGCGGGCACGGCCCGGCGCGGCGCCCGTCAAGCGTCACAAACGCGCTTCATCGAGCGGTCGTGGGCGCGGCTGA
- a CDS encoding DUF2238 domain-containing protein — MQSSTPGHRLPLVLAVTAALLCIATLWSPPAGRVSWLLEVGPGLAGIAALAAVYRRFRMSNLVYVCVFVHLTILIYGGYYTYALTPLGDWARDHFHLSRNHYDRIGHLALGFFPALYAREILLRTSPLTRGKWLAFIVCNICLSFGAFWELIEWWTTLLVASDVGQAFLGSQGDVWDAQWDMFLALVGSVIALVFVSRAHDRSMKRVCDA; from the coding sequence ATGCAAAGCTCGACCCCCGGTCACCGTCTCCCGTTGGTGCTCGCGGTGACTGCAGCGCTGCTCTGCATCGCAACGCTCTGGAGCCCGCCCGCGGGGCGAGTCAGCTGGCTGCTCGAGGTGGGCCCCGGGCTGGCCGGCATCGCCGCGCTCGCCGCCGTCTATCGACGCTTTCGCATGTCCAACCTGGTCTACGTCTGTGTGTTCGTACACCTGACCATCCTGATCTACGGCGGCTACTACACCTACGCGCTCACCCCCTTGGGCGACTGGGCACGCGACCACTTCCACCTCTCACGCAACCACTACGATAGGATCGGACATCTCGCGCTCGGGTTCTTTCCCGCGCTGTACGCGCGCGAAATCTTGCTGCGCACCTCTCCGCTCACGCGCGGCAAGTGGCTCGCGTTCATCGTGTGCAACATCTGCCTGTCGTTCGGCGCGTTCTGGGAGCTGATCGAGTGGTGGACCACGCTGCTCGTTGCCTCGGACGTTGGGCAAGCGTTCCTCGGCAGCCAGGGCGACGTCTGGGACGCCCAGTGGGACATGTTCCTCGCCCTGGTCGGCTCGGTGATCGCGCTCGTCTTCGTCAGCCGCGCCCACGACCGCTCGATGAAGCGCGTTTGTGACGCTTGA
- a CDS encoding aminopeptidase P N-terminal domain-containing protein — MMSPFGERRRRVLDALGSAVLLLPAAPLAIRNNDVEHEYRQDSDFFYLTGFDEPESVFCLRGGKDAPMTLFVRPRDPEREVWDGPRAGVEGAVRDLGADVAHPIAELAQKLPELLENSERLYYRLGLERSFDEVVLSAIDRVRARAKLGVSWPVEIVDPATIIHELRRVKARDELSLMRRAAEITRDAHLAAMAKAKPGVYEYEVEAEISAVFRRHGSERPAYGSIVGSGPNATVLHYRKNDRKMVAGDLLLVDAGCEYGYYASDVTRTFPIAGKFSAPQRAIYELVLEAQRASIDATRPGATLEQIHDASVQVIARGLVQLGLLEGPLEQVLEKQTYKKFFMHRTSHYLGMDVHDVGRYFVAGKARPLDTGVVITVEPGIYVAENAEGVPEQYRGIGVRIEDDVLVSSEGPSVLTSDVPRSVDDVERACA; from the coding sequence ATGATGAGCCCCTTTGGCGAGCGCCGGCGGCGCGTGCTCGACGCGCTTGGTTCGGCGGTCCTCCTCCTCCCCGCGGCGCCGCTTGCGATTCGCAACAACGACGTGGAGCACGAATACCGGCAGGACTCGGACTTCTTTTACCTGACCGGTTTCGACGAGCCCGAGAGTGTATTTTGCCTCCGCGGCGGCAAGGACGCGCCGATGACCTTGTTCGTGCGTCCGCGGGATCCCGAGCGCGAGGTGTGGGACGGCCCGCGCGCCGGCGTCGAGGGCGCGGTGAGAGATCTGGGCGCCGACGTGGCCCATCCGATCGCGGAGCTGGCTCAGAAGCTGCCCGAGCTGCTCGAGAACAGCGAGCGGCTGTACTACCGGCTCGGTCTCGAGCGGAGCTTCGACGAAGTGGTACTGTCGGCCATCGATCGCGTGCGCGCCCGGGCCAAGCTCGGTGTCTCGTGGCCCGTAGAGATCGTGGACCCGGCGACAATCATCCACGAGCTGCGTCGGGTGAAGGCCCGCGACGAGCTCAGCCTCATGCGTCGCGCGGCGGAGATCACCCGTGACGCGCACCTGGCGGCGATGGCCAAGGCCAAGCCCGGCGTGTACGAGTACGAGGTCGAAGCGGAGATCTCGGCGGTGTTCCGGCGGCACGGCTCGGAGCGACCTGCGTACGGGTCCATCGTCGGCTCGGGGCCCAACGCCACCGTGCTGCACTATCGCAAGAACGATCGCAAGATGGTGGCTGGCGATCTGTTGCTGGTCGATGCCGGCTGTGAATACGGCTACTACGCCTCCGATGTCACCCGCACCTTCCCGATCGCGGGAAAGTTCAGCGCTCCGCAGCGGGCCATCTACGAGCTCGTGCTGGAGGCGCAGCGCGCCAGCATCGATGCCACCCGACCCGGCGCGACGCTGGAGCAGATCCACGATGCCAGCGTTCAGGTCATCGCGCGGGGCTTGGTCCAGCTCGGGCTGCTCGAGGGGCCGCTGGAGCAGGTGCTCGAAAAGCAGACTTACAAGAAGTTCTTCATGCACCGGACCAGCCACTACCTGGGCATGGACGTACACGATGTCGGCCGCTACTTCGTCGCCGGCAAGGCACGCCCACTCGACACGGGTGTGGTGATCACGGTAGAGCCGGGCATCTACGTAGCCGAAAATGCGGAAGGCGTACCCGAACAGTATCGCGGCATCGGCGTCCGCATCGAGGACGACGTCTTGGTCTCGAGTGAAGGCCCGAGCGTACTCACGTCCGACGTCCCGCGCAGTGTCGACGACGTCGAACGTGCGTGTGCCTGA